The Saprospiraceae bacterium genome includes the window GGTTGAAAGTCGTTGGTTCACCCAGGTCAATTTCAAGACTTGCGGCTTGTACGCCATCTGCTGTGGCCCAATAGGTGGCCGGGTCGCCATCCAGGGTATTAGACGCACTAAATGATGTCGCTTCTCCACGAACATTAGACGCTGCCACCTTTTTACCAGCAGCCAGTTCCTTGGCAAAATCAGCCTGGATGGTGGCCGCCAATTTCATGAGCTGTTGACTGTCTCTTTCGTGAATGATTCCGCGGGTATCGATGGGAAGATTGAGCAAAAAAGAAGCATTCCGGCCAATCGAATGGTAATAAATATCCACTAATTGATTAAGGGATTTTACTTTGTGGTCTTCATAAGGATGATAATACCAGCCGGGACGAATAGAAACATCACATTCGGCTGGGATCCAATGGGTTCCATCCTCATGGCCCGATCTTAGCTGCTTCCCATCAGGCATACCCGGATACACATCCGCTTTTCTTAGCAATGACCAATTCGTTTCATTGGCCCAACCTTCTTCATTGCCTACCCAACGCACACCTGGGCCTGCATCACTAAAGATGACTGCATTGGGCTGTAATTCTTCTACAATTTTGATGGTGTTTTCCCAGTCGTAATATGTCTTGTTGTCAATCTTTCGGGTTTCATTAGCGCCGCCATAATAGCCATCGCCCCCATTGGCACCATCAAACCAGACTTCATAGATATCGCCATAATTGCTCAGCAATTCCCGGAGCTGCTGGCGGAAATAGGTGATGTATTCAGGGGTACCATACAGGGCATGGTTTCGATCCCAAGGAGAGAGATAAATTCCCATTTTGAGACCATATTCTTTGCAGGCTTCAGCCAGGTCTTTGATCAGATCCCCCTGGCCATTTTTCCAAGGTGAGTTTTTGACAGAATGTTCGGTATAGGCAGAGGGCCATAGGCAGAATCCATCATGGTGTTTGGCGGTAATGATAATGCCTTTCATGCCAGCTGCTTTGCAAATCCTGGCCCACTGGCGGGTATCTAGTTGGGTGGGATTAAATTGAGCAGGTTTTTCGCTACCCAATCCCCATTCCATATTAGTGAAAGTGTTCATGTTGAAATGGGCAAAGGCGTAATATTCCAGTTCGTGCCAGGCGAGTTGTTTTTCGGCGGGAAGCGGACCAAATGGAGTGGGAGGGGGAACCTCTTTTTCCTGGCAGGCACTTACAAAAAGGCAAAGGATCAGGAGTCCTTTAAAATAGGCTGTATTTTTCATAGACTATATGCTTGGTTTGCTCAATTGAAGCTCCAATATAGTCAAATGTTGGGGAGGTAGAAAAGTCGGTAGGTAGAAATGAAGTAGATCGCTCTAGTTGCTGTTGGCTTTTATTTTTTTCTGCATGTATTTCAAGTAGGCATCCACTACTTTTTGAGAGTTGTCGCTGGCGGTGTTTTTGCTGCTTGGTTTGATCTTCTTGTTAAAGTTTAAACCGTTTGGTGTATTTCTCATAGGAACAGGGTTGAAAATGAATAAAAAAAACTTTAAAAATTACAGCAAGCTGTATTTACATCTTTATTGCTTAATCAACCTTGCATAATTCTAACAAGAATCATGCCATGAAATTCTTCCGATGCATTCTCGATAATAGCATCTACCATCATCGACCTTTTTTTGTTTATTGTCGATAATATTTGTCAATGTGTATAGTCATCCATACTTTACTACCGTTTTTTAACCCTTTTAAAATCACACACACATGCGTTTTTTTGATCGAATGAGTAATGGTTGGAAACTTGGCATGACTAGCCTGAAAATCATCAGCGAGAATAAGCAACTTTTGGTTTTTCCCATCATGTCTTCCGTTGCCCTAATTGTTGTTGTCTTTAGCTTTATGGGTGGTGCATTTGCGCTTTGGGGAATGAAT containing:
- a CDS encoding alpha-L-fucosidase, whose translation is MKNTAYFKGLLILCLFVSACQEKEVPPPTPFGPLPAEKQLAWHELEYYAFAHFNMNTFTNMEWGLGSEKPAQFNPTQLDTRQWARICKAAGMKGIIITAKHHDGFCLWPSAYTEHSVKNSPWKNGQGDLIKDLAEACKEYGLKMGIYLSPWDRNHALYGTPEYITYFRQQLRELLSNYGDIYEVWFDGANGGDGYYGGANETRKIDNKTYYDWENTIKIVEELQPNAVIFSDAGPGVRWVGNEEGWANETNWSLLRKADVYPGMPDGKQLRSGHEDGTHWIPAECDVSIRPGWYYHPYEDHKVKSLNQLVDIYYHSIGRNASFLLNLPIDTRGIIHERDSQQLMKLAATIQADFAKELAAGKKVAASNVRGEATSFSASNTLDGDPATYWATADGVQAASLEIDLGEPTTFNRFLIQEYIRLGQRVTAFTVSVWKDNAWEQVTAGTTIGYKRILRFPGITTSKVKIDLEAKAPITISTIELYDAPVLMEEPQISRSKEGLVTIQVNDPKASIHYTLDGSTPTKESPVFSEAFPLANGGIVNAITLDPSTGRQSELSSITFGFGKEKWTVKSVSSGDLNKAAACIDEDPNTWWQSAKEKAMPQEIVLDLGAILSFKGFTYLPMQQRWVDGFIQFYDFYTSVDGKSWTPIAKGEFANIYNNPIEQIVNFPVTKAQFIKLQAVNIVSGMQGMGIAELGLVPE